The Solirubrobacter pauli sequence GATCGTCAGGCCTTGCGCCTGCGCGCTCGCCGTCATCCACAGCGCACACACCAGCCCGAGCAGCAGCCCTCGACGCAGCATCTCTCCCCCTACCGTCCGCCTCTCCCGACGGCGGACCATACTCCGGCTACGGTCTTGCGCGTGCCAGTAGCCGTGTACCGCGCGCCGATGCGCGCGCGTGACCGCGAGTCACCCGTCGGCGAAGGCGCGGGCTTCGGCCTCGCGTGCGGCGTCGTCGGGATCGGCGACACCCTCGCCCGGCGGGTCGAGCGGCTCGCGTCGCTCCCCGACGGCGTGTTCGTCTGGACGCGCGACTCAGGCGGCTGGTTCCACCTCGGCCGCGTGGCCGGTCCCTACCGGCTCGACGAGTCCGAGGCCGCCCGCGCCGTCGGCATCGTCCACGTGCGCCCGTGCGCGTGGCTCGACGACCCGTTCTCGCCCGACGCGGTGCCGGCCGCGGTGGCTGCGTCCTTCGCCCGCGGCGGCCGCAACCTCCAGCAGATCCACGGAGGGTCCGTCGAGGCGCGCACCCTCGAGCTCTGGCCGGCCCAGTAGCGCGCGACCAGGGTCTTCCACGGGCGCGATCCACGGCCATCCGCGGGACGGTGTGTGAGACCACCGAACCCCCGAGAGGACCGCACCATGGAATACCTCGTCGACTTCGCCGTGACCGTCCCGGCCGGGACGCCCGAAGCTGAGGCGAAGGCCCGCTTCGCCGGCGAGACCGTCGCCGCCGCCGAGCTGGCGGACGCCGGCCACTTGCTCCGCGTGTGGAAGCGCCCCCTCGACGGCGCGATCGTCGGGCTCTACCGCGCCGACGACGACGCGCACCTCGAGACGCTCCTGCGGACCTTGCCGCTGTACGAGTGGATGCGCATCGGCGTGACCGCGCTCGACGCCCATCCGAACGACCCGCGACGCAACTAGCGCCGGCCGCTCCCGGCCGGCGGTGCCGGCCGGGAGCGAGCGGGAACCGCTACGCCGCGACCAGCCGCGCGGCGGACGCGAAGAACGCCTGATAGGCCGCGACCAGCTCGTCGTTCCCCGGCAGGGTCGTCGCGTCGACGAGCGCCTTCGTCGTCGCGAGGGTGCGCTTGTCGATGCGGCTGAGCCGGTCGGCCAGCTCGTCCACGAAGCCGTCGAGCTGCTCGTCCGGGAGCGCGCGATTGACGACGCCGTACCGCTCGGCCGTCGC is a genomic window containing:
- a CDS encoding muconolactone Delta-isomerase — its product is MEYLVDFAVTVPAGTPEAEAKARFAGETVAAAELADAGHLLRVWKRPLDGAIVGLYRADDDAHLETLLRTLPLYEWMRIGVTALDAHPNDPRRN